DNA sequence from the Centropristis striata isolate RG_2023a ecotype Rhode Island chromosome 17, C.striata_1.0, whole genome shotgun sequence genome:
CTGAAAACATACAATATCATCTAAAATTGCTGCAGCATGACATGACATGTACCTTAAACTGCATACCTGaaactttatgtgatttatgCATGTCTGACCATCTGCATTACAAATATCTAGCACAGATATCTTGTGCTGACAGATTTGAGCTTCCTTGCATGACTAATGAAGTACCCGCCCCTTACAAATAAAAGCCCCTTTACAGTGATATAGACTGCCCCTGCAGTGACACGATCATACGAACAATGGAGAGCTTCACCTTAATAACAGCTTTACTTCTCTGCAGCCTTAGTAAGTActgatattaaattattttgatcAGCACAGaaaattatgatattttatCCAGAAACCCACTGCTATCTTTAAACAAAGAAATTGCTTTATATTGATCTAATTTAGATGTTTTGTGGTGAATAACCATTTGAGCAGTAAATCTCTCTTTGTTTCAGGCTGGATCTCTGTCTCAGGTTCTGAGTCTCGGACTGTCAAGGTCCAGCCTGGTGGAGAAGTCACTCTGACGTGCGCCAACCCTTCCAGCAGACCAACTCAGACAGACTGGTTCAGAATGATCAACAGAACCAAGCCCAGCTGTATCTCCTCTATGTACGGGGCAGATAACAAGCCTTCATACTGTGATGGATTTCAAAATGGATTTAAAATGAGCTTCAACGTCTCAACTGTCTTTCTTAAAATCAAGCATGTGGATCTATCTGACTCTGGAGTGTATTTCTGTGGGTTTTACATCGgcaaaaatacagtcattacCGATGCAACACATTTAATTGTTCAAGGTAAGATCATGGTTAAACCTGTTTTTCTCAATATATTACAGTAGATTTCAAATGTGTAGTATGAAAACAGCGTAAAGACCAACAAGAAATTAACTTGTGTCAAAACAACAATCATCCCCATTCTTTTTTAAGGAAACGATGAATATGATGGTGAACTGGATTGTACAACTGCAAGTAAGGTTTTCCGACTAGATTTTGCAAGTTACCACAGAGCCAGTTATTAATCATGTCTAAAGCATATTAAACAGagttttattctattatttttctcatagatgAGCCTAATGGACTAACAATCCTCATCAGTGTGATCCTGGGTGGTCTTGCTGTTTCCCTCACTATATCTGTCATTGTCCTGGCTGTTAAAATCAGGAAACTTCAGACAGGTACCGGTGATATTTAGTTTGTTGAACAATCCAAAGGACAGTATATGGTCAGTAATGATAAATTAATCACACTTTTGTCTTTTGCCGTAGCTGTAAATGGAAAACCACAGCAAGAAACAAACAAGGTAAACCCAGCATCAATGTATGTAAACCGTGTCGTGGTTTTGGTGTATTTGAAAACATGATCTGTAAGTCTGTAATCTTTGTCCTGAGCTGCTGCATGTGGTGTCAGACAGGAAGTTAAGCTCAAAGTAAAATTGTTCCCATTAAATCGTACCGTAAATCATAACTTCAGCAGTGAACAATATACATCTTCACAAAGGAGCTCATGTTTTCAGCTTGGTTAGTCTGTTAGCAGGATTATTGAAACACTACTGGCCTGATGTCGTGAATCTTAATGGAATCAGGACCGCTCATTGTTCGGACGTAAAGTTATACAGGTCGGCCGGCCCAATCGTCAGATTATACAAACTGGAGACTGTCAACATTCTTctagaaaataaattatgtaaaaatgctgtttaacaTTTCAAGAATAGTGGAGAACTTGTTTCAGCTATAATCTTTGAACTCTAAACTGAAAGTTGAGGTtcattcaagtaaaaaaaataactgagcCAAATGCTCGCAAAACCgcatattttgtttaaaaaaaaactagcaGTTATAGCAACAGCTAAAAATGCGTAGtaattttctctgattttttCTTAGTTTTCAATGCAATTGTGCAACACAGTTGGGAATTCTATTCATAATATGATTAGTTTTAGCTGAACTATGGTTGTACATGGTGTTGTAATGGTTAGCTCGCTTGTTAGGTTTCTTGACCTTGTTAGCTCGTGCTTCTGTGTGCATGATCCCCCCATCAGTGTGGGTACTCCTGCTTCCTCTCTCAGTCCAACAACATGCAGTTTAGAATTCATTGGTGattctaaattgtccgtaggagtgaatgagagagtgaatggttgtctgtctctatgtgtcagccctgtgatagtctggcgaccagccaagggtgtaccctgcctctcgcccaatgtcagctgggatcagctccagccccccgcgacccgagagatcagataagcagttaaagataataaatgaattataaatgaatgaatgaaagaatgaatgaataaactatGTTTAACACTCATCTTAGTCTGAATAATTCATTTGTGGAACTACCTTCAAATTTACAAATTTTATGGACTTCTAGCAAAATCACCCACAGTGTGTGTGATACAGTGTGTGACTCTTAAATACTCTGACTTGCAGAATCTGGGTGCAGATGAACTGAACTACGCAGCTCTACGTTTCCAGGCAAAGCCAAAAAGAAGCCGCAGGCCTGCATGTGAGAGAGACCTGGAGCCAAATGTTGTGTATGCTGCCACCAGATAGACTCAGGAAACATCTGGAACTGCAGCTCACAGTGGAACTAATGCTTATTATTATAATCTGCTATTGGGGTTTTATGTGTGGGTTGAGTATGTGTTGatttactgacaaaaaataaatacatttggaataatGTTTTTGTATCCAGTGACTCTGTCTCAGTTAAAGTGTCCAtccttattttgtttttggagaGGAAAAAGAGTGTGCTTGATGGAGGACTAGTCAGAGAGGACACTGGTGGCAGACTTATTTACAAGAAGAGTGACATGGTCTGTGGAGGAAGGATTGAGTGACGTGTATATCACTTGTTTGGCAGGAAGAGACAGCTCAGTGTGGTCTGAGTACAACTGAGGTAAAGATCATGAGGTCTCTGAAGTCCCAGTTCTGTGGAAAGTTCAAAACTAAACTGTGAAAACTGACCAAATTGAGCTATATAGTCGTATATTCACAGAGAATatattctgcattcaaaaccaaaCAGACAGGactgacacaaacattttattttggggtCAGGGGGCAACTCTACTGGTTGAAAATAGAAGGGAGGGAGGTAAGGTGGGgagtggatgggtcaaacagcAGATTTTCCCCCAGGAGAACGGGATTCGTGtccaatgtgaaaacaaaagtaaattactttctGCGTAACTTGTGTGGCTCATGTCTCCCTTGTAATTACTTGACTTCtggcatttatttacatttattaactgtttaagcaacaacaaaaaaaacaattgttgctctgtttttttaatctgacaCCCTTAAAGATGCAGAGTGAATGGACCCTTTAGCAACATTACTATCTGGGGCCCAGACATTGGTGGATGACCATTGGACTGATGACATCAGAGATCGCAGCTCTAATGCATTAAATTTGACGCCATAGGTCTCTAATTTTGACTGCAAAAGACTGCTAGTTCTTGAGTTATTCTTTATGCATCTACAATTCTTTGAAGCAACCATTGTCTCATATTGAGACAAAGGCTCTGCACTGGCAGGTTTGTGTGAGCGTCAAGATGAATCAAAAGATACCCCGCCTCTCAAAACTCCTTTATAAGAGCTCAGTGGTACAAGCTATTCCTGCAGCGACACGATCAAACGCACAATGAAGAGCTTTACTTTGATAACAGCTTTGCTTCTCTGCAGCCTCAGTAAGTACTGCCACTGGATTTTTCTCAGCACCAATCATGTAACCAGTAACCAGAATGTGTCATTGTTGCCTTGATACAGTAACTGCTGCAGTATATGTTCAAGGGCAAAActcttgttgtctttgtttcagGCTGGATCTCTGTCTCAGGTTCTGAGTCTCGGACTGTCGAGGTCCAGCCCCtcaaactttatgtgatttattCATGTCTGACCATCTGCATTACAAATATCTAGCACAGATATCTTGTGCTGACAGATTTGAGCTTCCTTGCATGACTAATGAAGTACCCGCCCCTTACAAATAAAAGCCCCTTTACAGTGATATAGACTGCCCCTGCAGTGACACGATCATACGAACAATGGAGAGCTTCACCTTAATAACAGCTTTACTTCTCTGCAGCCTTAGTAAGTACTGATATTAAATGATTTTGATCAGCACAGaaaattatgatattttatCCAGAAACCCACTGCTATCTTTAAACAAAGAAATTGCTTTATATTGACCTAATTTAGATGTTTTGTGGTGAATAACCATTTGAGCAGTAAATCTCTCTTTGTTTCAGGCTGGATCTCTGTCTCAGGTTCTGAGTCTCGGACTGTCGATGTCCAGCCTGGTGGAGAAGTCACTCTGACGTGCACCAACATTTCCGGCGAACCAACTCAGACAGAGTGGTTCAGAATGATCAACAGAACCAAGCCCAGCTGTATCTCCTCTATGTACGGGGCAGATAGCATGCCTTCATACTGTAATGGATTTCACAATGGATTTGAAATGAGCTCAAACGTCTCAACTGTCTTTCTTAAAATCAAGCATGTGGATCTATCTCACTCTGGAGTGTATTTCTGTGGGTTTTACATCACCTCAAATACAGTCACTAGCGATGCAACACATTTAATTGTTCAAGGTAAGATCATGGTTAAGCCTCTTTTATATCTCTTTTACTCAATATATTACAGTAgatctcaaatgtatggtatgaAAACAAAGTAAAGACCAATAAGAAATGAAATTGTGTCAAAACAATGATCATCCCCATTTTCTTAAGGAAACGATGAATATGATGGTGAACTGGATTGTACAACTGCAAGTAAGGTTTTCCGACTAGATTTTGCAAGTTACCACAGAGCCAGTTATTAATCATGTCTAAGGCATATTAAACAGagttttattctattatttttctcatagatgAGCCTAATGGACTGACAATCCTTATCAGTGTGATCCTGGGTTTTCTTGCTGTTTCCCTCACTATAGCTGTCATTGTCCTGGCTGTTAAAAACAGGAAACTTCAGACAGGTACCGGTGATATTTAGTTTGTTGAACAAATCCAAAGGACAGTATATGGTCAGTAATGATAAATTAATCACACTTTTGTCTTTTGCCGTAGCTGTAAATGGAAAACCACAGCAAGAAACAAACAAGGTAAACCCAGCATCAATGTATATAAACCGTGTCGTGGTTTTGGTGTATTTGAAAACATGATCTGTAAGTCTGTAATCTTTGTCCTGAGCTGCTGCATGTGGCATCAGACAGGAAGTTAAACTCAAAGTAAAATTGTTCCCATTAAATCGTACCGTAAATCATAACTTCAGCAGTGAACAATATTTATCTTCACAAAGGAGCTCATGTTTTCAGCTTGGTtagtctgtcagcaggattattgAAACACTACTGGCCTGATGTCATGAATCTTAATGGAATCAGGACCGCTCATTGTTCGGACGTAAAGTTATACAGGTCGGCCGGCCCAATCGTCAGATTATACAAACTGGAGACTGTCAACATTCttctagaaaaataaattatgtaaaaatgctgtttaacaTTTCAAGAATAGTGGAGAACTTGTTTCAGCTATAATCTTTGAACTCTAAACTGAAAGTTGAGGTtcattcaagtaaaaaaaataactgagcCAAATGCTCGCAAAACTgcatattttgttttgaaaaaaaaaaaaaaaactagcagTTATAGCTACAGATAAAAATGTGTAGTAGTTTTCTCAGATTTTTTCCTAGTTTTCAATTCAATTGTGCAACACAGTAGGGATTctatttaaaatatgatttgtttTAGCTGAACTATGGTTGTACACGGTGGTGTAATGTGGTGTAATCCCCCCATCAGTGTGGGTACTCCTGCTTCCTCTCTCAGTCCAACAACATGCAGTTTAGGATTAATTGGTGattctaaattgtccgtaggtgtgaatgagagagtgaatggttgtctgtctctatgtgtcagccctgtgatagtctggcgacctgtccagggtgtaccctgcctctcgcccaatgtcagctgggatcagctccagccccccgcgacccgagagatcagataagcagttaaagataataaatgaattataaatgaatgaatgaaagaatgaatgaataaactatGGTTAACACTCATCTTAGTCTGAACAATTCATTTGTGGAACTACCTTCAAATTTACAAATTTTATGGACTTCTAGCAAAATCACCCACAGTGTGTGTGATACAGTGCGTAACTCTTAAATACTCTGATTTGCAGAATCTGGGTGCGGATGAACTGAACTACGCAGCTCTACGTTTCCAGGCAAAGCCAAAAAGAAGCCGCAGGCCTGCATGTGAGAGAGAGCTGGAGCCAAATGTTGTGTATGCTGCCACCAGATAGACTCAGGAAACATCTGGAACTGCAGCTCACAGTGGAACTAATGCTTATTATTATAATCTGCTATTGGGGTTTTATGTGTGGGTTGAGTATGTGTTGatttactgacaaaaataaatacatttggaataatGTTTTTGTATCCAGTGACTCTGTGTCTCAGTTAAAGTGTCCAtccttattttgtttttggagaGGAAAAAGAGTGTGCTTGATGGAGGACTAGTCAGAGAGGACACTGGTGGCAGACTTATTTACAAGAAGAGTGACATGGTCTGTGAAGGAAGGATTGAGTGACGTGTATATCACTTGTTTGGCAGGAAGAGACAGCTCAGTGTGGTCTGAGTACAACTGAGATAAAGATCATGAGGTCTCTGAAGTCACAGTTCTGTGGAAAGTTCAAAACTAAACTGTGAAAACTGACCAAATTGAGCTATATAGTCATATATTCACAGAGAATatattctgcattcaaaaccaaaCAGACAGGactgacacaaacattttattttggggtCAGGGGGCAACTCTACTGGTTGAAAATAGAAGGGAGGGAGGTAAGGTGGGgagtggatgggtcaaacagcagactttcacccaggagaacgggatTCGTGtccaatgtgaaaacaaaagtaaattactttctACGTAACTTGTGTGGCTCATGTCTCCCTTGTAATTACTTGACTTCtggcatttatttacatttattaactgtttaagcaacaacaacaaaaactcaattgttgctcttttttttaaatctgacactctTAAAGATGTAGAGTGAATGGACCCTTTAGCAACATTACTATCTGGGGCCCAGACATTGGTGGATGACCATTGGACTCATGACATCAGAGATCGCAGCTCTAATGCATTAAATTTGACTGCACAGGTCTCTAATTTTGACTGCAAAAGACTGCTAGTTCTTGAGTTATTCTTTATGCATCTACAATTCTTTGAAGCAACCTTTGTCTCATATTGAGCCAAAGCTCTGCACTGGCAGGTTTGTGTGAGCGTCAAGATGAATCAAAAGATACCCCGCCTCTCAAAACTCCTTTATAAGAGCTCAGTGGTACAAGCTATTCCTGCAGCGACACGATCATACGCACAATGAAGAGCTTTACTTTGATAACAGCTTTGCTTCTCTGCAGCCTCAGTAAGTATTGCCACTGGATTTTTCTCAGCACCAATCATGTAACCAGTAACCAGAATGTGTCATTGTTGCCTTGATACAGTAACTGCTGCAGTATATGTTCAAGGGCAAAActcttgttgtctttgtttcagGCTGGATCTCTGTCTCAGGTTCTGAGTCTCGGACTGTCGAGGTCCAGCCTGGTGGAGAAGTCACTCTGACGTGTGCCAACATTTCCAGCGAACCAACTCAGACAGACTGGTTCAGAATGATCAACAGAACCAAGCCCAGCTGTATCTCCTCTATGTACAGGGCAGATAGCACCGCTTCATACTGTGATGGAGTTCACAATGGATTTGAAATGAGCTCAAACAACATAACTGTCTTTCTTAAAATCAAGCATGTGGATCTATCTGACTCTGGAGTGTATTTCTGTGGGTTTTACATCCCCCTAAATACAGTCATTACCGATGCAACACATTTAATTGTTCAAGGTAAGATCGTGGTTAAACCTCTTTTTCTCAATATATTACAGTAgatctcaaatgtatggtatgaaaacaaagtaaagaccaataagaaattaaattgtGTCAAAACAATGATCATCCCCATTTTTTTAAGGAAACGATGAATATGATGGTGAACTGGATTGTACAACTGCAAGTAAGGTTCTCCGACTAGATTTTGCAAGTTACCACAGAGCCAGTTATTAATCATGTCTAAGGCATATTAAACAGagttttattctattatttttctcatagatgAGCCTAATGGACTGACAATCCTCATCAGTGTGATCCTGGGTGGTCTTGCTGTTTCCCTCACTATAGCTGTCATTGTCCTGGCTGTTAAAATCAGGAAACTTCAGAGAGGTACTGATGATATTTAGTTCGTTGAACAATCCAAAGGACAGTATTTGGTCAGTAATGATAAACTAATCACACTTTTGTCTTTTGCCGTAGCTGTAAATGGAAAACCACAGCAAGAAACAAACAAGGTAAACCCAGCATCAATGTATATAAACCGTGTCGTGGTTTTGGTGTATTTGAACACATGATAAGTCTGTAATCTTTGTCCTGAGCTGCTGCATGTGGCATCAGACAGGAAGTTAAGCTCAAAGTAAAATTGTTCCCATTAAATCGTACCATAAATCATAACTTCAGCAGTGAACAATATTTATCTTCACAAAGGAGCTCATGTTTTCAGCTTGGTtagtctgtcagcaggattattgAAACACTACTGGCCTGATGTCATGAATCTTAATGGAATCAGGACCGCTCATTGTTCGGACGTAAAGTTATACAGGTCGGCCGGCCCAATCGTCAGATTATACAAACTGGAGACTGTCAACATTCTTctagaaaataaattatgttaaaatgctgtttaacaTTTCAAGAATAGTGGAGAACTTGTTTCAGCTATAATCTTTGAACTCTAAACTGAAAGTTGAGGTtcattcaagtaaaaaaaataactgagcCAAATGCTAGCAAAACCgcatattttgttaaaaaaaaaaaactagcagTTATAGCAACAGCTAAAAATGCGTAGTAATTTTCTCAGATTTTTTCCTAGTTTTCAATTCAATTGTGCAACACAGTAGGGATTctatttaaaatatgatttgtttTAGCTGAACTATGGTTGTACACGGTGGTGTAATGTGGTGTAATCCCCCCATCAGTGTGGGTACTCCTGCTCCCTCTCTCAGTCCAACAACATGCAGTTTAGGATTAATTGGTGattctaaattgtccgtaggagtgaatgagagagtgaatggttgtctgtctctatgtgtcagccctgtgatagtctggcgacctgtccagggtgtaccctgcctctcgcccaatgtcagctgggatcagctccagccccccgcgacccgagagatcagataagcagttaaagataataaatgaattataaatgaatgaatgaaagaatgaatgaataaactatGTTTAACACTCATCTTAGTCTGAATAATTCATTTGTGGAACTACCTTCAAATTTACAAATTTTATGGACTTCTAGCAAAATCACCCACAGTGTGTGTGATACAGTGCGTAACTCTTAAATACTCTGATTTGCAGAATCTGGGTGCAGATGAACTGAACTACGCAGCTCTACGTTTCCAGGCAAAGCCAAAAAGAAGCCGCAGGCCTGCATGTGAGAGAGAGCTGGAGCCAAATGTTGTGTATGCTGCCACCAGATAGACTCAGGAAACATCTGGAACTGCAGCTCACAGTGGAACTAATGCTTATTATTATAATCTGCTATTGGGGTTTTATGTGTGGGTTGAGTATGTGTTGatttactgacaaaaataaatacatttggaataatGTTTTTGTATCCAGTGACTCTGTGTCTCAGTTAAAGTGTCCAtccttattttgtttttggagaGGAAAAAGAGTGTGCTTGATGGAGGACTAGTCAGAGAGGACACTGGTGGCAGACATATTTACAAGAAGAGTGAAATGGTCTGTGGAGGAAGGATTGAGTGACGTGTATATCACTTGTTTGGCAGGAAGAGACAGCTCAGTGTGGTCTGAGTACAACTGAGGTAAAGATCATGAGGTCTCTGAAGTCACAGTTCTGTGGAAAGTTCAAAACTAAACTGTGAAAACTGACCAAATTGAGCTATATAGTCATATATTCACAGAGAATatattctgcattcaaaaccaaaCAGACAGGactgacacaaacattttattttggggtCAGGGGGCAACTCTACTGGTTGAAAATAGAAGGGAGGGAGGTAAGGTGGGgagtggatgggtcaaacagcAGACTTTCAACTAAGGGAACGGgattcgtgtcccatgtgaaaacaaaagtaaatgacttCCTACGTAACTTGTGTGGCTCATGTCTCCCTTGTAATTACTTGACTTCtggcatttatttacatttattaactgttaaagcaacaacaaaaaaaacaattgttgctctgtttttttaatctgacaCTCTTAAAGATGCAGAGTGAATGGACCCTTTAGCAACATTACTATCTGGGGCCCAGACATTGGTGGATGACCATTGGACTCATGACATCAGAGATCGCAGCTCTAATGCATTAAATTTGACACCACAGGTCTCTAATTTTGACTGCAAAAGACTGCTAGTTCTTGAGTTATTCTTTATGCATCTACAATTCTTTGAAGCAACCTTTGTCTCATATTGAGCCAAAGCTCTGCACTGGCAGGTTTGTGTGAGCGTCAAGATGAATCAAAAGATACCCCGCCTCTCAAAACTCCTTTATAAGAGCTCAGTGGTACAAGCTATTCCTGCAGCGACACGATCAAACGCACAATGAAGAGCTTTACTTTGATAACAGCTTTGCTTCTCTGCAGCCTCAGTAAGTACTGCCACTGGATTTTTCTCAGCACCAATCATGTAACCAGTAACCAGAATGTGTCATTGTTGCCTTGATACAGTAACTGCTGCAGTATATGTTCAAGGGCAAAActcttgttgtctttgtttcagGCTGGATCTCTGTCTCAGGTTCTGAGTCTCGGACTGTCGAGGTCCAGCCTGGTGGAGAAGTCACTCTGACGTGTGACAACATGTCCAGCGGACCAACTCAGACAGAGTGGTTCAGAATGATCAACAGAACCAAGCCCAGCTGTATCTCCTCTATGTACGGGGCAGATAGCACGCCTTCATACTGTGATGGATTTCACAATGGATTTGAAATGAGCTCCAATGTCTCAACTGTCTTTCTTAAAATCAAGCATGTGGATCTATCTGACTCTGGAGTGTATTTCTGTGGGTTTTACATCAACTCACATACAGTCATTACCGATGCAACATATTTAATCGTTCAAGGTAAGATCGTGGTTAAACCTCTTTTTCTCAATTTATTACAGTAGATCTCAAAGTTATAGTATGAAAACAGCGTATAGACCAACAAGAGATTAAGTTGTCAAAACAATGATCATTcccattgtttttttaaggaaacGATGAATATGATGATCAACTGGATTGTTCAACTGAAAGTAAGGTTCTCCATTTACGTTTTGCACGTTACCACAGGGCCAGTTATTAATCATGTCTATAACATATTAATTAGagttttattctattatttttctcatagatgAGCCTAATGGACTGACAATCCTCATCAGTGTGATCCTGGGTTTTCTTGCTGTTTCCCTCATTATAGCTGTCATTGTCCTGGCTGTTAAAAACAGGAAACTTCAGAAAGGTACCGTTGATATTTAGTTTGTTGAACAAATCCAAAGGACAGTATATGGTCAGTTATGATAAACTAATCAGACTTTTGTCTTTTGCCGTAGCTGTAAATGGAAAACCACAGCAAGAAACAAACAAGGTAAACCTAGCATCAATGTATATAAACTGTGTGTCGTGATTTTAAAGTAGCATTTGAACACATGATAAGTCTGTAATTGTCCTGAGCTGCTGCATGTGGTGTCAGACAGTTTAGCTCAAAGTAAAATTGTTCCCATTAAATCATAATGTAAATTATAATTTCAGCTGTGATCTggaattataattatattttccaaAGGGCtattttttcagctttgttagtctgtcagcaggattacggaaACACTACTGGCCTGATATCATGAATCTTAACGGAATCAGTACCGCTCATTGTTCAGATGTAAAGATATACGATCAGCCAGCCCAATAGTCTGAAAAATACAAACTGGAAACTGTCAATGGTTTTCtaggaaataaattatgttaaaatgctATGATTAAGGAATAGCTAGGTTTAAGCAGGAAAAACCACGTAGTTACGATTAGACAAAGATCACTTCTTTGGACTATTGGGTCCGTTGGACTAATGCTAATGTAGGAAGTGTGTTGCATGGGCCAACAAAGGACCCATTAAGTTAGGGAGCATATGTGAATCACAGG
Encoded proteins:
- the LOC131990023 gene encoding uncharacterized protein LOC131990023; its protein translation is MESFTLITALLLCSLSWISVSGSESRTVKVQPGGEVTLTCANPSSRPTQTDWFRMINRTKPSCISSMYGADNKPSYCDGFQNGFKMSFNVSTVFLKIKHVDLSDSGVYFCGFYIGKNTVITDATHLIVQGNDEYDGELDCTTANEPNGLTILISVILGGLAVSLTISVIVLAVKIRKLQTAVNGKPQQETNKVNPASMYVNHELNYAALRFQAKPKRSRRPACERDLEPNVVYAATR
- the LOC131989241 gene encoding uncharacterized protein LOC131989241 — encoded protein: MKSFTLITALLLCSLSWISVSGSESRTVDVQPGGEVTLTCTNISGEPTQTEWFRMINRTKPSCISSMYGADSMPSYCNGFHNGFEMSSNVSTVFLKIKHVDLSHSGVYFCGFYITSNTVTSDATHLIVQGNDEYDGELDCTTANEPNGLTILISVILGFLAVSLTIAVIVLAVKNRKLQTAVNGKPQQETNKNLGADELNYAALRFQAKPKRSRRPACERELEPNVVYAATR
- the LOC131989975 gene encoding uncharacterized protein LOC131989975, with product MKSFTLITALLLCSLSWISVSGSESRTVEVQPGGEVTLTCANISSEPTQTDWFRMINRTKPSCISSMYRADSTASYCDGVHNGFEMSSNNITVFLKIKHVDLSDSGVYFCGFYIPLNTVITDATHLIVQGNDEYDGELDCTTANEPNGLTILISVILGGLAVSLTIAVIVLAVKIRKLQRAVNGKPQQETNKVNPASMYINHELNYAALRFQAKPKRSRRPACERELEPNVVYAATR
- the LOC131989243 gene encoding uncharacterized protein LOC131989243, whose amino-acid sequence is MKSFTLITALLLCSLSWISVSGSESRTVEVQPGGEVTLTCDNMSSGPTQTEWFRMINRTKPSCISSMYGADSTPSYCDGFHNGFEMSSNVSTVFLKIKHVDLSDSGVYFCGFYINSHTVITDATYLIVQGNDEYDDQLDCSTENEPNGLTILISVILGFLAVSLIIAVIVLAVKNRKLQKAVNGKPQQETNKNLGADELNYAALRFQAKPKRSRRPACERELEPDVVYAATR